Proteins from one Gimesia maris genomic window:
- a CDS encoding sialidase family protein, with translation MKYALGFTFNFFLFVSLCTAAEPQVPAGWDAALAGDQVLERLITVTGKQVKGAHDAELVLINDHAFIVAEVNDTRAGESAGWPEIYCAMSIVDLTSLKVEAVIPFARSSQEYENETLPVGACFVPRILQHDENTLRCFFASEQPGKRQAQTWYIDFDIPARAFENKIHKIKLKTAAGTFDMQPQYFHVDAVADGFRKPAKDFGLYLFDSFKNWENQTYIAINNFAGKQNALARINDQHDTIEVLGHYNEPQSAQLSESAINRLSDGTWMAICRNDGGDRNYYFTTSQDGHNWTVGAPIPAVPNGTNSKPTFDKFGEVYYLGWQEATRIEGVNRSVFNVDVSRDGKTWQRKYRFETPHSFQYPAFAEYEGAIWLCVTQGDSSPSRKERIMFGKLEAKGEFASQAGMQRKPKPKPVVQPAIMQPGVELFTDRQYRLQEVPELLKGLKFLKTTIEGYEVVCKTAGTLYALTPARRPGAASRVLDLIRQGFEKVDLPEFPLFPGEINRVTTWRKQVKQGEHLRFQKLVLLVMGADTSVEVTEATPRSKKEKQAEIKNMEQLADLALVPPVVNTSPLPEYDYDKLDYGMTIGIERTPGGRLWACWVAGGDSPEAFFVLASSDDDGASWSRPRVVLDSHSPDHPIDRSILVGNLWTDPLGRLWLIFDQSLHMFDGRAGVWATVCENPDAADPKWSKPRRIWHGVTLNKPTVLSKGEWMLPISLDQRSGFGPFKGCFQELDSQRGANVFVSTDQGATWQRRGAAVFPNPDWHEHMIVERKDGSLWMLARTRKGIMQTISTDGGRTWANPTQPPQIRQPNARFHIRRLASGRLLLIKHGDKIDSHQGRVQLSAWLSDDDGLTWQGGLVIDERKGISYPDGFQAPDGSIYISYDRNRSTDGEILLAKFTEQDILAKKLVSPESKLKQLISKATHAEKDSQQKPE, from the coding sequence ATGAAATACGCGCTCGGCTTCACTTTCAACTTCTTTCTGTTTGTTTCGCTGTGCACTGCTGCGGAACCACAGGTACCCGCTGGCTGGGATGCTGCGCTCGCCGGTGATCAGGTTCTGGAACGCCTGATCACGGTCACGGGAAAACAGGTGAAGGGGGCTCACGATGCGGAATTGGTCCTGATAAACGATCACGCCTTTATCGTTGCAGAGGTCAATGATACCCGAGCCGGTGAAAGTGCCGGCTGGCCTGAAATCTACTGCGCAATGTCGATCGTAGATCTGACGTCGTTAAAAGTCGAAGCGGTCATTCCCTTCGCACGCAGCAGCCAGGAGTACGAAAATGAAACATTGCCCGTCGGTGCCTGTTTTGTACCCCGGATTCTTCAACATGATGAAAATACCCTGCGTTGTTTTTTTGCCAGTGAACAGCCCGGCAAGCGACAGGCTCAAACCTGGTATATTGATTTTGATATTCCTGCCCGTGCTTTCGAAAACAAAATCCATAAGATCAAACTGAAAACCGCTGCTGGTACCTTCGATATGCAGCCGCAGTATTTTCATGTCGATGCCGTTGCGGACGGTTTCAGGAAACCGGCTAAAGATTTCGGGCTTTATCTGTTTGATTCCTTCAAAAACTGGGAAAATCAGACTTATATCGCCATTAATAATTTTGCAGGAAAACAGAATGCACTCGCCCGTATCAATGATCAGCATGATACGATTGAAGTACTCGGGCATTACAACGAACCCCAGTCTGCACAACTGAGTGAATCGGCCATCAATCGCCTGTCCGATGGAACCTGGATGGCCATCTGCCGCAATGATGGCGGCGATCGCAATTACTATTTCACTACCAGTCAGGATGGTCATAACTGGACAGTGGGTGCACCAATTCCTGCCGTTCCCAATGGCACGAATTCAAAACCGACCTTCGATAAATTTGGTGAAGTGTATTATCTGGGTTGGCAGGAAGCGACCCGCATTGAGGGTGTGAATCGCAGCGTCTTTAACGTCGATGTCTCCCGCGATGGGAAGACCTGGCAGCGCAAGTACCGCTTCGAAACACCTCACTCATTTCAATATCCGGCTTTCGCAGAATACGAAGGAGCCATCTGGCTCTGCGTCACACAGGGAGATTCTTCTCCCAGTCGTAAAGAGCGAATCATGTTTGGTAAACTCGAAGCGAAGGGCGAGTTTGCTTCTCAAGCGGGCATGCAAAGAAAGCCGAAACCAAAACCGGTTGTTCAGCCCGCCATCATGCAGCCGGGCGTAGAACTGTTTACCGATCGTCAATACAGACTCCAGGAGGTTCCTGAGTTATTGAAAGGACTAAAGTTCCTCAAAACAACTATTGAAGGGTATGAAGTGGTCTGCAAAACAGCGGGAACTCTGTATGCCCTGACTCCCGCCAGACGGCCAGGAGCGGCGAGTCGAGTACTCGATCTGATTCGACAGGGATTTGAAAAAGTGGATCTCCCGGAATTTCCGCTCTTCCCGGGTGAAATCAATCGGGTGACTACCTGGCGAAAACAGGTAAAACAAGGAGAGCATCTGCGGTTTCAGAAACTGGTGTTACTCGTAATGGGGGCTGATACAAGCGTCGAAGTAACTGAAGCGACTCCCAGGTCGAAAAAAGAGAAACAGGCTGAGATTAAAAATATGGAACAGCTGGCCGATCTGGCGTTAGTTCCGCCCGTGGTGAATACTTCACCGCTTCCTGAATATGACTACGACAAACTTGATTACGGCATGACGATTGGCATCGAAAGAACGCCTGGCGGGCGGCTCTGGGCCTGCTGGGTGGCAGGGGGCGACAGTCCCGAGGCTTTTTTTGTACTTGCCTCCAGTGATGATGACGGGGCAAGCTGGTCACGGCCGCGTGTGGTTCTGGATTCCCATTCGCCGGATCATCCCATTGATCGCAGTATTCTGGTTGGCAATCTCTGGACCGATCCGCTCGGGCGGCTCTGGCTGATCTTTGATCAATCACTGCATATGTTCGATGGCCGGGCAGGAGTCTGGGCAACGGTATGTGAGAATCCTGATGCCGCAGATCCAAAATGGTCCAAGCCACGCCGGATCTGGCATGGAGTCACTTTAAATAAACCGACTGTGTTATCGAAGGGAGAGTGGATGCTGCCGATCTCGCTGGATCAGCGTAGCGGTTTCGGACCCTTTAAAGGTTGCTTTCAAGAGCTGGATTCCCAGCGTGGAGCGAATGTATTCGTTTCGACCGATCAGGGAGCCACCTGGCAACGCCGTGGCGCGGCAGTATTTCCCAACCCGGACTGGCACGAACATATGATCGTCGAACGCAAGGATGGTTCACTCTGGATGCTGGCGCGGACCCGAAAAGGCATTATGCAGACGATATCGACGGATGGCGGCCGAACCTGGGCGAATCCTACACAGCCTCCACAGATTCGTCAGCCCAACGCGCGTTTTCATATCCGCCGACTGGCATCAGGGCGGTTGTTGCTCATCAAGCATGGAGATAAGATTGACTCCCATCAGGGCAGGGTACAGTTAAGTGCCTGGCTCTCAGACGATGATGGTCTGACCTGGCAGGGCGGGCTGGTGATTGATGAGCGAAAAGGAATTTCCTACCCCGATGGTTTTCAGGCGCCGGATGGATCGATTTATATTTCATACGATCGCAATCGATCCACGGATGGCGAAATATTACTGGCGAAATTTACCGAGCAGGATATTCTGGCGAAAAAACTGGTGAGCCCGGAATCTAAGTTGAAGCAGCTCATCAGTAAAGCAACCCACGCGGAAAAAGATTCGCAGCAGAAGCCAGAGTAA